The Alnus glutinosa chromosome 3, dhAlnGlut1.1, whole genome shotgun sequence nucleotide sequence GTGGGTTTACTTACCTCCAACTGTGACAGTGCAGCGCAATCATCCCAATGAAATCAACCAaacaaataaagagaaaaaaaaaaaaaaaaaaaaaacattgttagAGCAAATGCACGGGGAAAAGGTCCTATACTAAGAGGTAtatcaaaaatatattatacTAATGCTCCAATCGGTTGATAAGAGAAGCTTAGGGTTTAGATTTTAAACATCTGGACAAAGAACAGATAATGCCTCCAAGACATGTGGAGCCCAACGTAAATCAGTTGGCTTCAATGATTCATTTGTCTGATTGTTTATAAATGAAATGGACGTTAAACCTGAAGTTAAGATTTTATTCTATCCATATTTCTTCACGGTATCACACCAACAAAGCAAGTCAACAATTCACatcaatctataaaattaaaacgATATAATGCATGgtctaaagaaaaaaacaaaaaacacgaAATTGGAAAGTTAATTACCTCTCTGTACCTAACTAGGTACACCTTAAGAGGCTCGATAtattcctcaaaccctaacgtTGCCATTGCCCACAATAAATCATCGCCATTGATGGtcttcctcttctccttctGGCACTTATCGCTTGCCCTACACACAAACCCCTCAAAACATATATCAGATTTCACAAGTCCAAAAACCTAATTCCGCAAAATCTACACCAATCAAGtttcacaaaaaacaaaaaaactcaaatctccCAAAATCAACAATCACGTctcaggaaaagaaaaaagaaaaaagaaagaaaaaaaaaaaccccgcttaccaaaaacaataatCACATCTCATAAAACAAAGCCTTACCATACGCAAACACCAACCGCAAACAATTTCAGAGATTCAGATTTAATAACAGAACCGTATAATAAAAACAACATTTGGTACGCACTCGCTGGTGATGAAGCTGATGAACTCGGAGACACATTCCTGCATCGTGTCTTTGGCGTCCTTGGCGATCTTGCCGTTGGCCGGCAACGCCTTCTTCATGATCCTGCTGATGTTGGCGATCGGCAAGTACCGGTCTTGCTCGCGCACGCCCGACGAGCGCGGGCTCTGCTCGCCGCCGCTCTCGTGGCTCCCGCCTGCCGGACTTGTCGGCGCCTCCGCCATCtccggcaaaaaaaaaaaccctagatcACTGCATTCACAGAGTCAAAAACACAAACACTGCCACACATGTAATTAACAATCTATATATACGTATTACACATACATATGTATCATGTATGTACAAGTATTCAGAAGATAATGAATGGTGGAAACTGAAACCCTAGGCCCGCCTTGGAATACGATTtaaacacacacagagagagagagaggtacctgttgagagagagagagcgttaGAGAGGTGGTTTTGTTCGTTTTGTATTTGGCGCGCGCTGAAGAGCGAGAGGTGATTGGTGGAATTGTTttttagggagagagagatcggaCGCTGgagaggaaagagagagaggaaagagaagagGAGAGTTTGATCAGGAGGGGAGAGCTTTTTGGCTTTACGCTTATCACCACCGTTGGTTGCGGTTCGGTTTTCCGTATTTATAGTGCTAGTCCCCCCTCCCAAAACACACGCACTCTCGCTCCTTTGCTGAGTTTCCGTGCTCTACATTTTTCTAAGGATAGAGTTTCCTTTAAATTGGAGAGAAATTCCTCAATACaatatgtgatttttatacATGATTTAAGGACATatgatattttaataaattgaattgataGAAATTAGGGTGGAGGGAGAGTCTTTCCATTACATGGACGAAGAAAATGAGATAAAAGGGGAGAGGGTGGGAATGCAGCCAGAATGAAATCTAGCTGCACCCAATTTGTTACAAGATGACACAGAAGTTTGTATTTCGATTAACGTGACTAGCCGTCCAGCTAATTGTGGAATGAATGATATCATGAATTTGGGAAATGGTAGAAGAAAATTTCTAATCTTTAGTGAAAGCATGTTGTTGTAAAGCCAATGTGATATTGAGTGAATCACATtctaagataaaagaaaatatttgcaAAGAGATTGCCAATTCAGCAGCCAGTAATGCAGCAAGAGCCTCACCATAAATTGTAGAACAAGGAGAATTGATAAAGAGATGTACACTTGATAATAGAACCAGTTGAATCTCTGCAAACTGCAGACTAAGTAGAAAAATAATCTCTAATTGCTGTATCGTAATTGATCTTACAATTAGAGATGTACGaatggttattggctaaaactgcTAACTGCTAATCGCCTAGACGATTATTGCATTTTACCAACTGCAATCACTAACTGCCTAGGCGGAGGCAGTTATTGAGTAAATAATTGGCGGTTGTACAAGCGCTTTTCAATTTGGGTTTTGTGCCGATTTTGGATTGCTTTTGGGTAGGTTTTGGTGTAGGTTTTAAATCCAAAATagtaacaaatccaaatatatatatatataaccgcttttcccaaaccctataaccacTAATCGcttccgcctaggcggttagtggttattaaccgcttttcTCAAACTCTATAACCGCttaccgcctccgcctaggcaATTAGCGGTTATACGGTTAAGCGGTGAacggttttaaagcggttataaccgcctCGTTTATACACCTATACTTAAAATAAAGGTGAGAAGGGCGCTTCCAAACCTCATTGATTCTAACCAATTTTGATTCCCATGCAGAATTGATGGTCCATATGAAGTTGAAACCCACCCAATAATGGTTCTCGTCATTAGGTCAAGTTAAGTTAGTTGATAATGTAGGTATTTATGCAATTAGATTTAACCAAGATGGTA carries:
- the LOC133864565 gene encoding nuclear transcription factor Y subunit B-1-like, whose protein sequence is MAEAPTSPAGGSHESGGEQSPRSSGVREQDRYLPIANISRIMKKALPANGKIAKDAKDTMQECVSEFISFITSEASDKCQKEKRKTINGDDLLWAMATLGFEEYIEPLKVYLVRYREGDSKGSARGGDSSAKRDAVGGLTAQNPQFSLQGPLNYINSQFADAEG